The following nucleotide sequence is from Streptomyces leeuwenhoekii.
GCGGGACAGCGGCGCCACGGCGAGCTGCTCACGGGTCAGCCTGCCCTTCTGCACGGCCTTGCCGTCGGCGACCAGGGCCCAGCGGCCGTCGAACTCGCGCAGGTCGGTGAAGAGGTACTCGTTGGTCAGGGTGACCGCGCCGGGGGCGCCGCCGGGGACCGGGGCGGCGTGGACCGCCTGATAGATCCGCTTGACCTCGGCGGCCTTGCCGGTGTGGCCGCGGTCGGCGGTGACGACGCCGTCGGCGACGAAGTTGCCGTCGTTGGGGTTGTCGCCCCAGTCGCCGCCGTAGGCGAGGAAGGTCTTCTCCTTCGGCTTCTTCCGGGTGACCCCGACGGTGGCGGCGTCGAACCAGAACCGCACGCCGTCGTCGCCCGGGCCCCGTTCCGTGGCGGCCAGTTCGGCGGCGGTCAGGGCGCGGGCGTAGACGCGGGCGCGGCGGATGGTGCCGCTGAACTCCCGGGTCCAGTTGTCGGCGTCGGTGGCGAGCGCGAGGGGCGCGGTGGTGCCGGCCGGGCGCCGGGTGGTGGCGCGGGTGGCGCGCACCTCGCCGTCGACGTACAGGGTGAGCGTGCCGGCCTCCGCGTCGAACACACCGGCGAGGTGGTGTTCGCGGCCGGTCCAGTCGTCCGGCAGCGCCCAGGTCGCGGTGAACCACTGACCGCCGGAGTGGATGAAGAACTCCAGCCTCCGGCCGTTCTGCTTCAGCGCGTACTGGGTGTCGCCCTTGGCGATGATGGGCTGGTGGTAACCGGTCACGCGCGGGGTGACCCAGGCCTCCAGGGTCAGCGACCCGGTGATGTCGAGGCGGTCGTCGCGGGCGAAGACCGTACCGCCGGACAGGCCCTCGTCGCGGTCGAAGGTGCCGCTCGGAGCGAGGATCTCGCCGCGCAGCCCGGCGGGCCCGGTCTCGGTCAGCAGGGTGCGTTCCGGGACCGGCCAGCTCAGCGACTGGTCCACGAAGTCCCAGATCCAGCCGCCCTGGAGCACGTCGTGGCGGCGGACGACGTCCCAGTACTTCTTGAAGTTGCCGTTGGAGTTCCCCATCGCGTGGGAGTACTCGATCATGACGTACGGGCGGGTGTCGGAGGTGTCCTTCGCCCGCTGCTCGACCCGCTGGGGCGTGTCGTACATCTCCGAGCGGATGTCGCTGATCCCGGGGCGGTCGTCGCCCTCGTACTGGATGACCCGGGTGGGGTCGTAGGAGCGGATCCAGTCGTGCATGGCGGTGAAGGTGGAGCCGCCGCCCGCCTCGTTGCCGAGGGACCAGATGACGACGCTGGCGTGGTTCTTGTCGCGGTGGACCATGTTCTGGGCGCGGGCCACGCAGGCCGCGGTCCACTCGGGGTGGTCGCCCGGGTACTCGTCGCGGATGCCGTGGGTCTCGAGGTTGGTCTCGTCCACGAGGTAGAGGCCGTACTCGTCGGCCAGTTCGTACCACAGCGGGTTGTCGGGGTAGTGCGAGGTGCGGACGCTGTTCATGTTCAGCCGCTTGATGAGCCCGATGTCCTGGACCATGTCCTCGCGGGTGAGGGCGGTGCCCCTGTCCGGGTGCATCTCGTGCCGGTTGGTGCCGCGCAGGGAGACCGGCTTGCCGTTGATGCGCATCAGCCCGTCCTTGAGCGCGAACTCGCGGAAGCCGACGCGGTGCGAGAGGGTCTCGGTCACCTTGCCGGACGGGTCGCGCAGCCGCAGGACGGCCGTGTAGAGGTGCGGGTGCTCGGCCGACCAGAGTTTCGGGTCCGCCACGGCCTTGGCGGCGCGTACGGTGACGTCCTCGCCGGCGCCGGCCGTGCCGAGGTCGGCGGTCTGCTCCAGCGGCCGGGCCCAGACGGCGTGGCCGCGGGCGTCGTACAACTGGGTCTCGACGGTGTACCGCCCGGCACCGGCGCCGCCGTAGGCGCGCACGCTCGCCGTGACCGTCAGCTCGGCGGCGGTGTAGGTGTCGTTCAGCGGGGTGCCGAGTGTGAAGTCGCGCAGGTGCACGGCCGGGGTGGAGTACAGGTAGACCGAGCGGAAGATGCCGCTCAGCCGGATCATGTCCTGGTCCTCCAGCCAGTCGCCGTCGGCGTAGCGGTAGACCTCGACCGCGATCTGGTTGGTGCCGGGCCTGAGGTGGTCGGTGATGTCGTACTCGGAGGGGGTGTAGGAGTCCTCGTCGTAGCCGACCAGTTCGCCGTTGATCCACACGTAGTGCGCGGACTTGACGCCCTCGAAGTGCAGGAAGGTGCGCCGCCCCGACCAGTCGCGGGGGACGGTGAAGGTGCGGCGGTACTGGCCGACCGGGTTGTAGCGGGTCGGGGCGGCCGGGGGCTGCGGCTCCTCCCCCAGGCCGTTGGGTCCCCAGTACGGGTAGGTGATGTTCAGGTAGATCGGGCGGTCGTAGCCGTGCAGCTGCCACACGGACGGGACCGGGATGGTGTCCCAGTCGCCGTCGTCGACGTCGGTGCGGTGGAAGTCGGGGTCGCGGTCGTCGGGGCGCTCCGCGTAGGCGAACTTCCACCGCCCGTCCAGGCTGAGCCGGTAGGGCGAACGGGTGCGGTCGCCTGCCAGGGCCTGGCGCACGTCCGCGTACGGCATCAGGGTGGTGTGCGGCGGCTCGGTGCCGAGCCGGAAGACACCGAAGTCGTTCCACGCCGGGGGGCCGTCGGTGACCGCGCGGGACCCGGCCGCGGGGGCGGCGGCGGACGGCGCGGACGGCGCGGCGAGGACGGCGCCGCCGAGGAGGGCGGCGCCCGACTCCAGCAGACGGCGGCGGCTGACGACCGGGCGGGGGCGGGGGGCCGGGAGATCGGCGGGTGACATGGGCGAGTGCGGCATGACCGTGGCCTTCCTCGGGACGACAGGGCGCTGCACCGGCTTCGGGACGCGACGGGATCCTGCCCCCGGCTCGGCCGGACCGGACGCGTCCGGCCGTCCGGGCCGCATGAGGCGCGGACGGCTCTATACGCCGCCGGGTAACGGGAGTTGGAGCTGGGCAGGACCACGACTGCTGAGGACAGGGCAACCTCTGAGCCAGAGTCACCCTAGGACCCGAACACAACCGAATCAATGACCGCGTCGGACTTTGTGTGGTCCTGTGAACACGGTGGGTTGCCGGGGCGGGGCCGTGCCGCTCGCGCAAGGCCGCCGATCCGGCCGGGAGACCCGTGCGCGGCCTCCGGGCCGGCCGTGGTGTCCTCTCGCGGTCAGCCGGTGAGCGCGGCGAAGGCCGCGTGGACCCGCGCGTCGAGCAGGACGAACCGGACCTCCTCGACCGAGGTCCGCGCGTCCCGTACGGCCGTGATCGCGATGCGGGCGGCGTCGTCCGGCGGCCAGCGGTAGACGCCGGTGGAGATGGCGGGGAACGCCACCGTCCGGGCGCCGAGTCCGTCGGCGACCCGCAGCGACTCCCGGTAGCAGGAGGCGAGCAGGCCGGAGCGGTCCTCGGTGGCGCTGTGGACGGGGCCCACGGTGTGGATCACCCAGCGGGCGTCGAGGTCGCCCGCGGTGGTGGCGACCGCCTGACCGGTGGGCAGCCCCCGGCCGTACCGGGTGGCGCGCAGCCTGCGGCACTCGGCGAGGACGGCGGGGCCGCCGCGGCGGTGGATCGCGCCGTCGACACCGCTTCCGCCCAGCAGGGAGGAGTTGGCCGCGTTGACGATCGCGTCGACGCTCTGGTCGGTGATGTCCCCTCGGACGAGCGTCAGGGTGGTCATGTCTGCCTGAGCTTTCGCCAGACGGCTTTCGCCGCGTTGTGTCCCGGCATGCCGTGCACTCCGGGGCCCGGCGGGGTGGCCGACGAGCAGATGAAGACGGCCGGGTGCGGGGTCGCGTAGGGGAAGAGGGAGAGCTTGGGGCGCAGCAGGGTCTGCCGGCCGCGGACCGCGCCGGAGGCGATGTCGCCGCCGACGTAGTTGGCGTTGCGGGCGGCGAGCTCGGGCGGGCCGGCGGTCGCGCGGGCCAGGACGCGGTCGCGGAAGCCCGGCGCGAAGCGCTCCAGTTGGCGTTCGACGGCGTCGGTGAGGTCGCCGGTCCAGCCGTTGGGGACATGGCCGTACACCCAGAACACCTGCTTGCCGGCCGGGGCCCGGGTGGGGTCGGCGACGCTGGGCTGCACGGTGATGAGGAACGGCCTGTCGGGGGCGCGGCCCTCGTGGGAGGCGGCGCGCAGGGCGGCGCCGATCTCGGCGCTGTCGGCGCCGATCTGGACGGTGCCGGCCACCCGGGCCTCCGGCGCGGTCCAGGGGACCGGGCCGTCCAGCGCGTAGTCGATCTTGAAGACGCCGGGCCCGTAGCGGTAGCCGTCGTAGTACCGGCCCAGGCCGGCGATCCGGGCCAGGGCGGTGGGCGAGGTGTCGAAGACGTAGGCGCGCGCGGGCGGCAGGTCGTCCAGGCGCTTGACCTCGTAGTCGGTGTGCACGGCGCCGCCGAGGTCGGTCAGATGGGCGGTGAGGGCGTCGGAGATGGCCTGGGAACCGCCGCGGGCGACGGGCCAGCCGCGGGCGTGCGCGGCGAGGGCGAAGACCAGGCCGATGGCGCTGGTGGCGAAGCCGCCGAGCGGGGCCATGACGTGGGCGACGAGTCCGGCGAACAGCGTCCTGGCCCTCTCGTCGCGGAAGCGCCGCAGCAGCCAGGTCGACGGGGGCAGGCCGGCGAGGCCGAAGCGGGCGAGGGTGACCGGGTCGCGGGGCAGCGCGCTGAGCGGCAGGGACATGAAGTCGCGGACGAGGGTGTCCCAGCGGGGCAGGAAGGGCTCGACCAACCTGCGGTAGGTGCCCGCGTCGCGCGGTCCGAAGGAGGCGGCCGTCGCGCCGACCGACCGCGCCAGCACGGCGGCCGAACCGTCCGGGAACGGGTGTGCCATGGGCAGCTCGGCGTGCAGCCACCGCAGGCCGTAGCGCTCCAGGGGCAGGGCGCGGAAGGCGGGCGAGTTGATCGCGAGGGGGTGGGCCGCGGAGCACGGGTCGTGCCGGAAGCCGGGCAGGGTGAGCTCTTCGGTGCGGGCGCCGCCGCCGACGGTGCCGCGCGCTTCGAAGACGGCCACGGAGAAACCGCGCCGGGCCAGCTCCACGGCGGCGGTCAGCCCGTTCGGCCCCGCCCCCACCACGACCGCATCGAGCATCGACGGCACCTTCGGACTCCTTCGTCAGCCGATGGCCACTGAGGATCAGGATAGGCCGGGGCACCGGCGGTGCCCGGCCGCGGGTCCGGCCCCGCGGACCGGCCGGGGCGGCCCATCGGGCGCCGGGACGGTCTCACGGCGGTGGGACCGGGGGCGGAGGCGGTCTCACGGTGGTGGGACCGGGGGCGGAGGCGGTCTCACGGCGGTGGGACCGGCGCCGGAGCGGTCGCGGGCGTCAGGCCGCCCCGCCGGACAGCAGTGCCGCCACCTGCCGGGCCGTGGCGGCGTCGCGGGCGGCGGTGAACGGCAGGTCGTTGTCGCCCGTGATGCGGAAGGGCTCGCCGGTGCGGGTCAGATGGGTGCCGCCCGCCTCCTCCACGAGGAGCAGACCGGCCGCGTGGTCCCAGGCCGCCTCCCACGAGAACGCCGTGGCGTCGGACTCGCCGCGGGCGACGGCGAGGTACTCCAGTCCGGCCGAGCCGCAGGCGCGGGGGGCCACTCCCTTGGTCCACAGGCCGAGCAGGGCGCGCTTCTGCTCCTGCGTGGTGTAGTCCGGGTGGGAGGTGGCGACCCGCAGGTCACGGCCGGGCTCCGGCGGCCCGGCGTGCAGTCGCTCGCCCGCCAGGAAGGCGCCCTGGCCGCGTATCGCCGTGGCGAACTGCTCCCGGGCGGGGGCATAGGTCCACGAGGCGAGCACCACGCCGCGCAGAGCGAGCGCGACCAGCGTGCAGAACCCCGCCTCGCCGTGCACGAACTGCCGTGTCCCGTCGACCGGATCCACGATCCACACCGGTACCTCGCCGCGTATCGCCTCGTAGGACGCGGGGTTGGCGTGCACCGCCTCCTCGCCGACGACGACGGAGCCGGGCAGGAGGGCGACGAGCTGCTCGGTGAGGTACTGCTCGGCCTTGCGGTCGGCGTCCGTCACCAGATCGTGCGGTCCCGCCTTCTGGTCGATCTCGTGCGCGGCGAGCCGCTGCCAGCGGGGCATGATCTCCAGTGCGGCGGCCCGGCGGACGGTCTCCTCCACGTCGGAGGCGTGCCGGGCGAGAAACGCGTCGACGGTTTCGCTGTCTTGGATCATGACTCCATGAGAGCACGTGCCACTGACAATCCCCACCCGGCTGGTGTACTCCGGGCGGAACCGGCATGAACACGGGATTCCGCGCCGCTCCCGGCCGCGGCGCCCCCGTGGGCCTCACGCATCCTGTCCGCCCGTGCGCGCGGTATCGGTCTCGCGCCGTCGGTCGTCCGGGCCCGGCTCGGCGGGGCCGGGCCGCCGTCGGGCACGGGCGGTGACCGCCGGCAGCAGCGCCGCCGCCAGGCCGAGCGCGCCGGCCGCGAGGAGCTGCACCCGGTGGTCGAAGACGGCGACCATCGCCGTGCCCGCGAGGAGAGCGAGCCCGGTCGGGGTGAAGATCAGGGTGTTCGCGGTGGCGGCGACCCTGCCGAGGAGTTCGTCCGGTGCCTCCCTCTGCACCATGGTCAGCGCGCTGATGAGCGGCCAGGGCAGGCCCAGGCCGATGAGCAGGCTGCCGCCCACCACGACGGGAACGGAGCCGGTGAGCCGGGCCAGGGCCCCGAGTGCGAAGAGCACGAGCCCGATGGCCGACAGGACCCGCGCCGGGACCCGGCGCAGCAGGGCGCCCGCCGCCAGGCCGCTGACGACCGACCCGAGCCCCTGGACGGAGGTGAGGACGCCGGCGAACGCCGCGGGCCGACGCAGTCCGGTGTCGACGAGTGCGTACGTCGCCGCGCTGCTGAGGCTCGATGCCGCCATGGCACAGGCGCCCGCGACGACCAGCGAGCGCAGCAGCGGGTGACCCCACAGGTGGCGGAAGCCCGCCGCCGTGTCGGCGGCCCAGTTCCTCCGCGGCCGGTGCGCGGGTGCGGGTTCGCGCACGCGGATCAGGCTGAACGCCACCGCGCCCAGGAGGAAGGAGACCGCGTTGAGCAGCGCGACGACGGGCCCGCCGAGCAGGGTGAACAGACCCGCGCCGACCAGGGGGCCGATCAGCTTGTTGCTCTCGATCGCGGTCCGGACCAGACCGTTGAAGTCCCCGCGCAGTTCGCCCGGGACGGCTGATCCGATCAGCGCGGTCTCGGCGGCGTCCATGAGCACGGTGCCCACGCCCACCATGGTCAGCACGGCGAAGAGCACCCAGACGTCCCGCGAGGAACGCACGGCGAGCGGCGCCGTCATGACCACGGCCAGTGCGGAGCTCGTGGCGATCAGCAGCGTGCGGCGGCGCGCCCGGTCGACCAGCGTGCCGATGAACGGCCCGGCCAGGGCGGGTGCCCAGGCGCAGAACCCCACCAGGGCCGCGAGGCTGTCGGAACCGGTGAGTTCCTTCACCCAGACCCCGGCGGCCAGAAGCATGGCCGCGTCACCGAAGCCAGAAACGGTCACCCCCGCCATGTAGAGGCGGGCGTTGCGGTCGCGCAGCACCGCCAGCAGGCCCACAGCCATCCCGAAGCCCCCTTCGTCCCCTCGTTCCGCGCTTCGGCACCCTACCCCCAACCAATTCGTTGGGGGTAGGTCCCCGACCAGGCACATGCGCTTTACTGGCTGGCGTGACCGACGCAGACCCCGTCCTGAGAGCGCTCGCGCATCCCGTACGCCTGCGGATGCTCACCCTCATGTGGCCGGGACCGATGTCCGCCGCCGAGCTCTCCCGCGAACTGGACATCTCCCACGCCCTGGCCAGTCGGCACCTCAGGACCCTGGACGCCGTCGGCCTGGTCGAACTGGCGGAGGAGCGCACCCGCCGCGGCGGCCGGGAACGCCGCTACCGCACCGTCCACGGATCACCGCTGTCCGACCGGAGCGACGGGGCTCGGTTGCTGGCCGCGACCCTGGCCCACACGCTCGAGGAACGCACCGTGCGCCGCCACCCGGAAGGAAAGGGGGTGACGGTCGACGCGGAACTGTGGGTGGACCCGGAGGCGTGGGAAGAGGCCCGGCAGAAGCTCGCCGGCATCGCGGCGGAGCTCCACGACGCCGCCCGCCCCCCGCGCTCACCCGGAACGATTGCCGTGGGCGTGACCTTGATGGCCTTCCCCATGCGGGAGACCTCGCACGCCGACGCCCCCGGGCAGCCGCGCCCCGGGCCGGAGGCTGAGTAAGCCGCCCCCCGGGTGTCAGCGGCCCACCGCGTACCCCTGCATGCCCCTCGGGTTCGCGGCGGCCGACAGGATGCCCGTCTCCGGGTCCCGGGCGACTGCACACAGCCGGCCCTCCGACCAGGGGTCGCCGACCGTCACGTCATGGCCGCGGCGCCGCAGTCCGTCGACGACGGCCGGGTCCGTGCGGGACTCGACGGTGACGCTGCCCGGCCGCATGCCGCGCGGGAAGAAGGAGCCGGGGAAGCTGTCGTTGTGCCAGTTCGGGGCGTCGATGGCGCCCTGGAGGTCGAGACCCCCGCGCACCCGGTCGCGCAGCGCGACCGCGAGGAGGAAGTGGAGCTGCCACTGGTCCTGCTGGTCGCCGCCGGGCGTGCCGAACGCCATGAACGGGACGCCGTCGCGCAGCGCGATCGAGGGGGTCAGGGTGGTGCGGGGGCGGCGCCCCGGCGTGAGGGTGTTCGGCAGGCCCTCCTCCAGCCAGGCCATCTGGAGGCGGGTGCCGAGCGGGAAGCCGAGTTCCGGGACGACCGGGTTGGACTGCAGCCAGCCGCCGCTGGGCGTGGCGGCGACCATGTTGCCCCAGCGGTCGACGATGTCGAGATGGCAGGTGTCGCCGCGGGTGCCGCCGTCCGGGGAGACGGCCGGTTCGCCCGGCACCGGGGAGGCCGGTCCCTTGGCGACCGTGGGCTCTCCCACGCCCAGCGCGTCGAAGCCTGCCCCCTCGGCGGCCGCCGCGCGCGCGTGCGCCGCCAGCCGCGGCGGGCGTCCGCCGGGGCTGCCGGGCCGCAGCTCGTGGGAGGCCGCGTCCCCGATCAGACGCCTGCGCCGCGCGTTGTACGCCTCCGAGAGCAGATCCTCGACGGGCACCTCGGCGGCGTCTCCGTACCATGCCTCCCGGTCGGCCATGGCGAGTTTGCAGCCCTCGATCAGCAGGTGCAGGTAATCGGCGGAGCCGTAGGGCGGCAGTTCGGCCGGGAGCAGCGCGAGTTGCTGGAGGAGGACCGGGCCCTGGCTCCAGGGGCCGGGCTTGCATATGGTCCAGCCGTTCCAGTCGTACGTCACCGGGGTCTCGTACGTCGCCGACCAGGCGGCGAGGTCGGCGGCGGTGAGGGTGCCGGTGTGCCGCTCGCCGCTGGTGTCCCGTGTGGGGCGCCCGGCCTGCCGAACCAGGGCCTCGGCGATGAACCCGGTGCGCCACACCTCGCGGGCGGCCTCGATGCGCGCCTCGCGGTCCCCCGCGCCGGCGGTCTCGGCGAGGAGCCGCTTCCAGGTGGCGGCGAGGGCGGGGTTGCGGAACAGCTCGCCCGCGCGGGGCGGCCGTCCGCCGGGCAGGTACACCTCCGCCGAGGAGGTCCACTCCGTCTCGAACAGCTCGCGCACGGTCTCCACGGTCTCGCCGACGCGCTCCACGGGCGGGTGCCCGTGCTCGGCGTATCCGATGGCGTACTTCAGCACCTCGGGGAGGGACTTGGTGCCGTGGTCGCGCAGCAGGAGCATCCAGGCGTCGAACGCGCCGGGCACGGCGGCGGCGAGCGGGCCCGTGCCGGGTACGAGCTTTAGGCCGAGCCCCCGGTAGTGGGCGGCCGTGGCACCGGCCGGGGCGACGCCCTGGCCGCACACCACCCGGACCTCGCCACCCGCCGGGGCGAACAGGATCGGCACCTCGCCGGCCGGTCCGTTCAGGTGCGGCTCGACGACGTGCAGCACGAACGCGCCCGCCACGGCGGCGTCGTAGGCGTTGCCGCCGTCCTCCAGGACGGCCATCGCGGTCTGCGAGGCCAGCCAGTGCGTGGAGGACACCATGCCGAAGGTGCCCTGGAGGGTGGGACGGGTGGTGAACATACGGACTCTCACCTCGCTGTGTACGTGCGTCGGCCGGCCTGATGCACCCTCAGGACCGGCCCTGGGGAGTCTCCGGGGAGTCCGGGCCGGGGCTCTCCTCCCTCCGCTCCCCCAGCAGGCTATCGATGCACCCCGTGCCCCTTCTTCCCCGCCTCCGGCGCGACGAGGGCCTCCTGGCGGCCGGCGATGGCTGTCGCCCTCCCCACCGGCCGCAGAAGGCCCTCACCTGTCCGAACACCCGCTACGGGGGTCACCGGCGTCCCGGGACGGCACACCCGGGCGGTCGCCGCGCCGTCACCAGTGCTTGTACCGGACGTCGCCGAGGCCGCAGAAGGTGCAGCCGGTGCTCAGGAAGTCCGTCGTGCGGCGGAACTCCTCGTCGGCCAGGTGCCACCGCAGCCAGGCGGTGATGATGTGCTGACCGTTGCGGGTGGCGAGGATGTGGTCGGTGTTGTCGAGGATGTTGAACCACACCGGCACATCGGTGTTGGTGTAGTCGCGCTCCATGTTGGCCGTGGCGAAGTCGTCGTCGCCGCCGATGTAGAGGGCCGGGTTGCGCAGGCCGTCCGGGCCGTTGCCGTCGAAGGAGCCGCCGGCCACGTGGATGGTGGTTTCCAGCCGCGGCTCGTCGGCGACGTCGAACGTGCCGATCGACCCGCGGGAATGCCCGCCGAAGGCGACCTCGGTGAGGTCGAGGTCCTGGTACAGCGGACCGCCGGGCCTGGCGTTCTCGTCCTCCAGCCAGTCGAGGGCGTCGACCATGTAGTCGCCGTCGCTGGAGGAGACTTCGCTGTAGACGACGAACCCGTGCGAGGCCCACTGCCTCAGCATGTCCTCGTAGTCGGCGGGGTCGGACCCGGCGCCCGGGCCCCAGACGAGGATCGGGTGGTCCACCCCGTTCTGGCCGGCGTTCGCCGGGTGCACCAGCCAGCCGTCGCCGCCGGGGCCGGCGGAGCTGTCGACGGTCACCGCGTACGGCCCGGGCTTGGTGACGTCGGCCACCGGGGGCAGCGACCCGGCCGGCGGGTCGGTCGGGCCCCCGTCGGTCGTGGCCTCCACGAGCACGTCGTCGACGGTCAGCGTCTCCAGGACGCTGCCGGCGTCCAGCGAGAACCGCAGGCGCAGGGTGTGGTTCTCGACCGAGTCCGGAAGGCTGAACGACGCCGCACCCGTGGCGGTACGCGCCGATTCCAGCGTGGTGAACGAGCCGCCGTCGACCGAGTAGGCCACGGAGAAGGACTCACCGAGGTCCAGCCCGGACGCGGCGCGGGTGTAGGACACCTTCACGTCGCCGTACCCGGTCAGGTCGATCGCCGCGGACGTGAGGGACGGGTCGGAGAGCAGCGAACCGCTCAACCGGGCACCGTAGGTGCCGGTGCTGACGGAACCGGAGGCGGTGAAGGTGCCGAGCCCGTCGGAGAAGTCCTCGCTGTAGACCGGGGTGGCGGCGGAGGCGGGGGTCGCGAGAACACCCGTCGAGCCCATGATCATCAGGCTGAGGGCCACTGCGCCGAGTGCTCGCCGGCACCCGCTGATGTGAGACATGTCCGAGATCCCTCCTGGCCGCGCCGGCCCGAGTGGGCCGGCGCATCGATGTGGCGGTGCGCGAGTGATGCCTACTGCCGATCACCGATGACCGTTCCTGAATCGGTTCAGGCCGATTCAAGCCGGAGCCCGGGGACGACGGGATCGGTGAAACCACCGGCGGGCCGTTCCGGCGACGTCTCGCGGGCGGGTCTCCGGCAGGACGGAACACGGCGGAGGGGTCCGCCGGGGACCGCCGGTGCGGGAGGCTGGGCGGGCGGTGTGACCGGTGGCGGCGGCGCGGACGGGGGCCGGGCGGGAGCCGACGCCGGCACTCCGCCGAATCACACCGATCCGCCAGTGCCCAGGAGGTACGTGCCGTTGCATCCCGGCAGCAATTACTTCGAGCCCATCGACGATCACCGCTACAAGCCCACCGCCCACGCGGGCGGCGCGTGGGACCCGGGCGAACTGCACTTCAGCCCGCTCGGCGGCCTCGTCGTCCACGCCATCGAACGCCATGTGGGCGAGCGCGCGGCGACCGGCATGGCGCTGTCCCGCGTCAGTTTCGACATCCTGGGCCGTCTCGCGCTGGACGAGTACGAGATCCGGGTGGAGACCGTCCGGCCCGGACGCACCATCGAACTCGTGGAAGCCGTCGCCCTCGTGGCCGGGCGCCCCGTCGTACGGGCCCGGGCCTGGCTCCTCGGCTCCTGGGACACCGGCGCCGTCGCCGGCGGCGCGTCCGGCGGGCTGCCCCGCCCCGAGACGCTCGCCCCCTGGCCGCTGGCCTCGCTGTGGCCCGGCGGCTACATCGCCTCGCTGGACGTCCGTCCGGTCGGTGCCCCGCGGCCGGGCCGCACCACGGCCTGGATCTCCACCTCGGTCGGTCTGGTCGCCGGGCAGGCCGCCAGTCCCCTCGCGTCCTACCTGGCGCTCGTCGACACCGCCAACGGCATCGCCGTA
It contains:
- a CDS encoding O-acetyl-ADP-ribose deacetylase; this encodes MTTLTLVRGDITDQSVDAIVNAANSSLLGGSGVDGAIHRRGGPAVLAECRRLRATRYGRGLPTGQAVATTAGDLDARWVIHTVGPVHSATEDRSGLLASCYRESLRVADGLGARTVAFPAISTGVYRWPPDDAARIAITAVRDARTSVEEVRFVLLDARVHAAFAALTG
- a CDS encoding inositol monophosphatase family protein, which produces MIQDSETVDAFLARHASDVEETVRRAAALEIMPRWQRLAAHEIDQKAGPHDLVTDADRKAEQYLTEQLVALLPGSVVVGEEAVHANPASYEAIRGEVPVWIVDPVDGTRQFVHGEAGFCTLVALALRGVVLASWTYAPAREQFATAIRGQGAFLAGERLHAGPPEPGRDLRVATSHPDYTTQEQKRALLGLWTKGVAPRACGSAGLEYLAVARGESDATAFSWEAAWDHAAGLLLVEEAGGTHLTRTGEPFRITGDNDLPFTAARDAATARQVAALLSGGAA
- a CDS encoding winged helix-turn-helix domain-containing protein, whose protein sequence is MTDADPVLRALAHPVRLRMLTLMWPGPMSAAELSRELDISHALASRHLRTLDAVGLVELAEERTRRGGRERRYRTVHGSPLSDRSDGARLLAATLAHTLEERTVRRHPEGKGVTVDAELWVDPEAWEEARQKLAGIAAELHDAARPPRSPGTIAVGVTLMAFPMRETSHADAPGQPRPGPEAE
- a CDS encoding glycoside hydrolase family 2 TIM barrel-domain containing protein, which produces MPHSPMSPADLPAPRPRPVVSRRRLLESGAALLGGAVLAAPSAPSAAAPAAGSRAVTDGPPAWNDFGVFRLGTEPPHTTLMPYADVRQALAGDRTRSPYRLSLDGRWKFAYAERPDDRDPDFHRTDVDDGDWDTIPVPSVWQLHGYDRPIYLNITYPYWGPNGLGEEPQPPAAPTRYNPVGQYRRTFTVPRDWSGRRTFLHFEGVKSAHYVWINGELVGYDEDSYTPSEYDITDHLRPGTNQIAVEVYRYADGDWLEDQDMIRLSGIFRSVYLYSTPAVHLRDFTLGTPLNDTYTAAELTVTASVRAYGGAGAGRYTVETQLYDARGHAVWARPLEQTADLGTAGAGEDVTVRAAKAVADPKLWSAEHPHLYTAVLRLRDPSGKVTETLSHRVGFREFALKDGLMRINGKPVSLRGTNRHEMHPDRGTALTREDMVQDIGLIKRLNMNSVRTSHYPDNPLWYELADEYGLYLVDETNLETHGIRDEYPGDHPEWTAACVARAQNMVHRDKNHASVVIWSLGNEAGGGSTFTAMHDWIRSYDPTRVIQYEGDDRPGISDIRSEMYDTPQRVEQRAKDTSDTRPYVMIEYSHAMGNSNGNFKKYWDVVRRHDVLQGGWIWDFVDQSLSWPVPERTLLTETGPAGLRGEILAPSGTFDRDEGLSGGTVFARDDRLDITGSLTLEAWVTPRVTGYHQPIIAKGDTQYALKQNGRRLEFFIHSGGQWFTATWALPDDWTGREHHLAGVFDAEAGTLTLYVDGEVRATRATTRRPAGTTAPLALATDADNWTREFSGTIRRARVYARALTAAELAATERGPGDDGVRFWFDAATVGVTRKKPKEKTFLAYGGDWGDNPNDGNFVADGVVTADRGHTGKAAEVKRIYQAVHAAPVPGGAPGAVTLTNEYLFTDLREFDGRWALVADGKAVQKGRLTREQLAVAPLSRKDITLPVRLPGDPAPGTEYFLELSFTTKERAKWAEAGFEVARQQIPLDAGGPAVTPAPLTSVPALRYEEGDREIRVRGTAFSVVVDKRTGTITSYEAKGSRLIDSGPVPNFWRAPTDNDKGNGQHTRNQTWRDAGARRTVTGTAVRALRDRAVRIEVRGTLPTTVESAYTTVYTVFGNGEIKVDNTLRPGAATLPYIPEVGTILFLPRRLDRLHYYGRGPEENHWDRNNGTDVGLYSGTVAEQWTPYIRPQENGNKTDVRWAALTGRDGAGLLVCGEPLLEVNASYFTPEDLSSGVRHDYQLTPRDQIVLRVNHRQMGVGGDNSWGAHTHDEYKLFADRDYSYTYRLRPLAHVREAMAASRRRTADG
- a CDS encoding MFS transporter — encoded protein: MAVGLLAVLRDRNARLYMAGVTVSGFGDAAMLLAAGVWVKELTGSDSLAALVGFCAWAPALAGPFIGTLVDRARRRTLLIATSSALAVVMTAPLAVRSSRDVWVLFAVLTMVGVGTVLMDAAETALIGSAVPGELRGDFNGLVRTAIESNKLIGPLVGAGLFTLLGGPVVALLNAVSFLLGAVAFSLIRVREPAPAHRPRRNWAADTAAGFRHLWGHPLLRSLVVAGACAMAASSLSSAATYALVDTGLRRPAAFAGVLTSVQGLGSVVSGLAAGALLRRVPARVLSAIGLVLFALGALARLTGSVPVVVGGSLLIGLGLPWPLISALTMVQREAPDELLGRVAATANTLIFTPTGLALLAGTAMVAVFDHRVQLLAAGALGLAAALLPAVTARARRRPGPAEPGPDDRRRETDTARTGGQDA
- a CDS encoding phytoene desaturase family protein, which codes for MLDAVVVGAGPNGLTAAVELARRGFSVAVFEARGTVGGGARTEELTLPGFRHDPCSAAHPLAINSPAFRALPLERYGLRWLHAELPMAHPFPDGSAAVLARSVGATAASFGPRDAGTYRRLVEPFLPRWDTLVRDFMSLPLSALPRDPVTLARFGLAGLPPSTWLLRRFRDERARTLFAGLVAHVMAPLGGFATSAIGLVFALAAHARGWPVARGGSQAISDALTAHLTDLGGAVHTDYEVKRLDDLPPARAYVFDTSPTALARIAGLGRYYDGYRYGPGVFKIDYALDGPVPWTAPEARVAGTVQIGADSAEIGAALRAASHEGRAPDRPFLITVQPSVADPTRAPAGKQVFWVYGHVPNGWTGDLTDAVERQLERFAPGFRDRVLARATAGPPELAARNANYVGGDIASGAVRGRQTLLRPKLSLFPYATPHPAVFICSSATPPGPGVHGMPGHNAAKAVWRKLRQT